Proteins co-encoded in one Archocentrus centrarchus isolate MPI-CPG fArcCen1 unplaced genomic scaffold, fArcCen1 scaffold_27_ctg1, whole genome shotgun sequence genomic window:
- the card9 gene encoding caspase recruitment domain-containing protein 9, whose amino-acid sequence MDGVSEDDLCWLQLDDFRMLLIKTIDPSRITPYLRQCQVISAEDEEQLFNDPTLVIRRRKVGALLDILQRTGVKGYTAFLESLELDYPQLYSRITGKEPNKTFSILIDTAGESGLTQFLMSELSRLQRALQDERRRRQQACSAAKDQEAWSHQQQLRERELKKLTERLQKIRDERERLSEEVKQLRDHNYSLMADINSLTQEKSNTLLANRDLQIEVERLKHTVMRAENQTRLLRRRTLRPLQESRSQALPTETFFHPDKLEEQKEEKQEEKKQEKKEETQKQQQQLQQQPQQKSKAPQMNLLSTVFRLRRELHRAEEQRARSLEEKEELELRCAQLKGDNKIYRQQNKQILRQQEEVIRERDKALSSQAEKHEEARILLQEKDQYREHVRKLTEQTDRLEVLLLRSQGEELQLRTRLRRITSNSHQCERSVSSEEEEEPAKSPAKGSSEEVCSVTSGENEEVAAPQQQNDSAEEIKESEFKPPKTASWDEQAEVGLRSHLNFFYRRKRALRSKFNSTDYAACNLDDSSDITDSD is encoded by the exons ATGGATGGAGTGAGTGAGGACGACCTCTGCTGGCTGCAGCTGGACGACTTCAGGATGCTGCTAATCAAAACCATCGATCCTTCAAGAATCACTCCCTACCTCCGCCAGTGTCAG GTGATCAGTGctgaggatgaagagcagctttTCAATGACCCTACCCTTGTCATCAGGAGGCGAAAAGTTg GAGCCCTACTGGACATTTTGCAGAGAACAGGTGTCAAAGGTTACACGGCCTTCCTGGAGAGTCTGGAGCTGGATTATCCTCAGCTGTACAGCCGAATCACTGGCAAGGAACCCAACAAGACCTTCAGCATCCTCATTG ACACAGCGGGAGAATCGGGTCTCACTCAGTTCTTGATGTCGGAGCTCAGCCGTCTGCAGAGGGCACTGCAGGATGAGCGGAGGCGCCGCCAGCAGGCCTGCTCTGCTGCCAAGGATCAG GAGGCGTGGTCTCACCAGCAGCAGCTACGGGAACGCGAGCTAAAGAAGCTGACCGAGCGCCTGCAGAAGATACGGGATGAGCGGGAGCGGCTGAGCGAGGAGGTCAAGCAGCTCAGAGATCACAACTACAGTCTGATGGCTGACATCAACAGTCTGACCCAGGAGAAGAGCAACACCCTGTTGGCCAACAGAGACCTGCAGATAGAG GTGGAGCGTCTGAAACACACAGTGATGCGAGCAGAAAACCAGACTCGACTTCTGAGACGCCGAACACTCAGACCTCTACAGGAG AGCAGGAGTCAGGCTTTGCCCACAGAGACCTTTTTCCACCCTGATAAACTGGAGgagcagaaagaggagaaacaggaagagaaaaaacaggagaaaaaggaggaaacacagaagcagcagcagcagctacaaCAGCAGCCGCAGCAGAAGAGTAAAGCTCCTCAGATGAACCTTCTCTCCACAGTGTTCAGACTGAGGAGAGAACTCCACagagcagaggagcagagagccagg AGTttggaggagaaagaggaactTGAGCTGCGCTGTGCTCAGCTGAAAGGAGACAACAAGATCTACCGACAGCAAAACAAGCAAATCCTGAGACAGCAGGAAGAGGTGATCAGGGAGAGAGACAAG GCACTGTCATCACAGGCAGAGAAGCATGAGGAGGCACGAATACTCCTCCAGGAGAAGGACCAGTACAGGGAGCATGTCAGAAAGCTCACTGAGCAAACTGACAGGCTGGAGGTTCTCCTGCTGAGATCACAGGGGGAGGAGCTACAGCTGAGAACACGCCTCCGCAGAATCACTTCCAACTCTCATCAG tgtgAGAGGAGTGTGAGcagcgaggaagaggaggagcctGCAAAGAGCCCTGCTAAAG GCAGCAGTGAGGAGGTGTGCAGCGTGACATCAGGGGAGAACGAGGAGGTTGCAGCTCCGCAGCAGCAGAATGATTCTGCAGAGGAAATCAAAGAGTCTGAGTTCAAACCCCCTAAAACTGCATCATGG GATGAGCAAGCAGAAGTCGGTCTTAGAAGTCATCTAAACTTTTTTTACCGCAG GAAGCGAGCCCTCAGGTCAAAGTTCAATAGTACAGACTACGCAGCCTGTAACCTTGACGACAGCAGTGACATCACTGACTCTGACTAA